From a region of the Desulfovibrio oxyclinae DSM 11498 genome:
- a CDS encoding Na+/H+ antiporter subunit E, which yields MSLYEQGITVTKRPDSVRPKKPGLKSRIIGLGFRFLALMAMWALLSGMYDAFHLSLGVFCCALVTWLSMDMFPAEGEVWPMSALLRSAVRVTAYAPWLIWQIVVANVRMLRLAFHPNPKKVINPRIVTFKTRLRSKLALTMLANSITLTPGTITVMIDERGYVAVHSIDDASAEGMPGEMERKIKDIFEVD from the coding sequence ATGTCTTTGTATGAACAGGGCATCACCGTCACGAAGCGGCCGGACAGTGTCCGACCCAAAAAGCCCGGGCTCAAGTCCCGAATCATCGGTCTGGGCTTTCGTTTTCTGGCCCTCATGGCAATGTGGGCATTGCTGTCGGGAATGTACGACGCCTTCCATCTGTCGCTCGGCGTTTTCTGCTGTGCGCTGGTGACGTGGCTCTCGATGGACATGTTCCCTGCCGAGGGTGAAGTCTGGCCCATGAGCGCCCTGTTGCGTTCCGCGGTCCGCGTCACGGCGTATGCGCCGTGGCTCATCTGGCAGATTGTTGTCGCCAACGTGCGCATGTTGCGTCTGGCGTTCCACCCGAATCCCAAGAAAGTCATCAATCCGCGCATCGTCACTTTCAAGACGCGGCTGCGGTCCAAGCTGGCGCTGACCATGCTGGCCAACTCGATCACGCTCACTCCCGGTACCATCACCGTGATGATCGATGAGCGTGGCTACGTGGCAGTACACTCGATCGACGACGCTTCCGCCGAGGGCATGCCCGGCGAGATGGAGCGCAAGATCAAAGACATATTCGAGGTGGACTAA
- a CDS encoding monovalent cation/H+ antiporter complex subunit F gives MEHLGLVIGLFLASIMAFSLYRAAVGPTTLDRLMGMNTIGAKTVVLIVVVGLIFERLDMFIDIALCYAMLNFITVLAASRYLHKKGRGRS, from the coding sequence ATGGAACATCTTGGCCTCGTAATCGGACTGTTTCTGGCAAGCATCATGGCCTTTTCCCTGTACCGGGCAGCGGTGGGACCCACCACCCTCGACCGGCTTATGGGCATGAACACCATCGGTGCCAAAACGGTTGTGCTCATCGTCGTGGTGGGGCTGATCTTTGAACGTCTCGACATGTTCATAGACATCGCCCTTTGCTACGCGATGCTCAACTTTATCACCGTGCTGGCCGCAAGCAGGTATCTGCACAAGAAAGGCCGCGGTCGCTCCTGA
- a CDS encoding cation:proton antiporter: MLEIAIIFLCCIGMLMFGAGTLGILRMPDVYTRLHMAGKLDTLGSLTLLLGIILYGGYYSPSVGLLAQLKIGLLWFFVLITSPTATHAMVDAGVRAGIEPWMQPEKKGRHS; encoded by the coding sequence ATGCTGGAAATCGCAATAATATTCCTTTGCTGCATCGGTATGCTGATGTTCGGTGCCGGGACTCTGGGTATTCTCAGAATGCCCGACGTCTACACTCGGCTGCACATGGCCGGTAAGCTCGATACGCTCGGAAGTCTTACCCTTCTTCTGGGCATCATCCTCTACGGCGGCTACTACTCGCCCTCCGTCGGGCTGCTGGCACAGCTCAAGATCGGCCTGTTGTGGTTCTTTGTGCTGATCACCAGCCCCACGGCCACGCACGCCATGGTTGATGCAGGCGTTCGCGCAGGCATCGAACCCTGGATGCAACCTGAAAAGAAGGGGAGGCATTCATGA
- a CDS encoding hydrogenase subunit MbhD domain-containing protein, with protein MILEIKVVALILMIACAIAAISIKDLLGAAILFGIYSFMMCVMWLVMGAVDVAFTEAAIGAGISSVLVFAAIYRTTRRTKD; from the coding sequence ATGATTCTTGAAATCAAGGTGGTCGCCCTGATCCTGATGATAGCCTGCGCCATCGCGGCCATCAGCATCAAGGACCTTCTCGGAGCCGCCATACTGTTCGGCATCTACAGCTTCATGATGTGCGTCATGTGGCTTGTCATGGGCGCGGTGGACGTGGCCTTCACGGAAGCGGCGATCGGGGCGGGCATAAGCAGTGTCCTTGTCTTCGCCGCCATCTACCGCACGACCAGGAGGACGAAAGATTGA